Part of the Halomarina litorea genome is shown below.
CCGAAGCGCGGCCAGTAGAGGGGGACGTCGCGCGCCCAGAGCGCGTCGTACCCGAGCGCCTCGGCGCGGGCCGCCAGTTCCATCTCCCGGGCGGGGTCGGGGCGGGACTCTCGGGTCCCCGTCAGCGGGAAGCCGGTCCCGAAGGTGAGGCTGTCGCCGCCGAACAGTCGCTCGTAGCCCGCGTTCTCGTGGTCGCTGCGCACGCCCCACGCTCGGGGTGGGGCGGACATGTGACTGTGGGTCCGGCCTTCGGGGGGTGTTCACTTCCCGGGGGTGAGGAACTCCAGGACTGGCCGGTCGAACCGCGGCCCCTCGCAGACCACGGCCTCGTGGCCAAGACCGTCGAGACGGGCGAACGGGGCGTCGGCGACGTCGGCGGTCCGGCGGAACTCCTCGGCGGCGAAGAAGGGGTCCTCGGTCCCGCCGACGACGAGCGTCGGGACCTCGACACCGGCGAGTGCGTCGCTCGCGTCGTGGGAGAGACAGGCCCGCGCCGAGACGTCGAAGTCCACCGCTGCGGGCGGCATCGACACGAGGCGTTCGTAGGGGTACGTGGCGGCGCGCATCGCCCGACGGAGGGGTCCCACGGCGACGGCGTCTGCCCCCGCACGGTAGATGCGGCCCCACTCGCCCGCCGCGGCCCACTCGCGCCAGCGCTCGATGAGGTCCCGACCGCGGGGACTCAGGCGCGCGCCCGCCAGCCCGCAGACGAGGTGGTCGACCCTGTCGGGAGCGTCGGCCGCGAGGTGCTGGGCGACGAACCCACCCATCGAGACGCCGAGGAGGTCCACCGATGGTGCGGGGAGCGCCCTCGCGAGGGCCCGCGCCATGTCGCGCGTCGTGTGGTCCGCCGGGAGACCGACCGGTCTGCTGTAGACGTACACCGCACCGGGGTAGCCCCGTGCCCGGAGACGGACGCCGAGGGAGGCGACGGCGCCGGCGAACCAGAGCGCGTCGGTGACGCGAAGCAGCGGGTCGTTGAGGCCCGTGACGACGACGAGCGGCGTCTCGCCCGACTCCTCGGGGGGTGGACCGACGCGGACGTACGGGTGGTCGCGTCGCTGGCCGAGTTCGAACCACGGGGTCACCACGGCACCGTCATGGCGGGACCTCTCGCGATTGGGGGAAAAACGCACCCATCGGGTGGCACGGGGGCGAAACAGCGCGGCCCGCGTTCAGAGCACGCCGAAGCCGAACATCGGACCCATGACCGCGTGCATCGTGACGCCCACGATGAGCGCCGGGATGGTCGTGTAGATGGACGCCACGATGGCGGCCGTCTTGTCGATGGCGATGAGGGGGAACAGCGCGTCGCCGTCCTGGCTGATGGCGTTGGCCGTCAGTGCCGAGAAGGGGATACCCCCCTCGGCGTACGCGGTCGCCAGTACGATCTGCGGGCCACAGCCCGGGATGAGACCGACGAGTGCGCCCGCGACGGGCGCGAGGATGCCCGCCGCCGCCGCCACCGCGGCGATGTCGAGGCTGAAGAGGAACACCGGGAACTCGTAGGCGACGTAGGCCGCGAGGACCCACACCGTGACGAACGACGTCTCCATCGCCGCGTGGGTGAACGTCTCGTAGACGTTCTCGAAGGTGTCCTGCCCGTGGCCGACGTGGCCGTGCCCGACGTAGTTCCGCCCGACGAAGTACAGGTAGAACGACAGCACGGTGCCCGCGATGCCGAAGACGGTGAACGTGCCGGCGTAGTCGAGG
Proteins encoded:
- a CDS encoding alpha/beta fold hydrolase codes for the protein MTPWFELGQRRDHPYVRVGPPPEESGETPLVVVTGLNDPLLRVTDALWFAGAVASLGVRLRARGYPGAVYVYSRPVGLPADHTTRDMARALARALPAPSVDLLGVSMGGFVAQHLAADAPDRVDHLVCGLAGARLSPRGRDLIERWREWAAAGEWGRIYRAGADAVAVGPLRRAMRAATYPYERLVSMPPAAVDFDVSARACLSHDASDALAGVEVPTLVVGGTEDPFFAAEEFRRTADVADAPFARLDGLGHEAVVCEGPRFDRPVLEFLTPGK